CGAATTCATCGTCGGCCTCGGCAACGAGTACCTCGCCCGCATGCGCGACCCCAAGCAGGCCCTCGCCTGGGTCAAATCCAACGTCCAGTGCTACCTCCCCGCCACCAAAATCACCTGCATTGCCATCGGCAACGAAGTCCTCACCCTCAACGACTCCGCCCTCTCCTCCAACCTCCTCCCCGCCATGGAGTCCATCCACACCGCCCTCGTCTCGCTAAACCTCGACAAGCAGGTCTCCGTCTCCACCGCGCACAACCTCGCCGTCTTAGACGTCTCCTACCCGCCCTCCGCCGGCGCCTTCCGCCGCGATCTGGCGCCGAAGCTCTCCTGCATCCTCGATTTCCACAGCAAGGTCGGATCTCCCTTCCTCGTCAACGCCTACCCCTTCTTCGCCTACAAATCGAACCCGAAGCAGGTGCCGCTCGACTTCGTGCTGTTCGGGCCGGGCTCGGGGATGGTGGACCAGGGATCGGGCCTCCGCTACGACAACATGTTCCACGCGCAGGTCGACGCGGCCTACGCGGCCATCGAGAAGCTAGGGTATAAGAAGGTGTGCCTCCAGATCTCGGAGACGGGGTGGCCGTCGAAGGGGGACGCCGACGAGGCCGGGGCCACGCCGGATAATGCGCGCAAGTACAACGGGAATTTGCTGAAACTGGTGGCTGCGAAGAAGGGGACGCCGATGAGGCCGAATGCGGACTTGAATGTGCACGTTTTCGCCTTGTTTAATGAGAATCAGAAGCCCGGCCCGGCCTCCGAGAGGAATTTCGGGCTGTTTAAGCCCGATGGCACGCCGGTTTATAATTTGGGGTTCAATACGACGGGATTGGTGAGTACCAACTCTTCGGTGTCTGATGGCGTCCCGGCGCTGTCAGGGTTCTCGCCGGTGGGCGCCGACAACTCTTCCAACGGCTACTTGGCAATTACTGCCGACGACGCGGTCagtctctctctttctctctccacttttaCTGCGATTTAGATTGCTACAGCTGTTGCATTAACTGCTAAGGATAGgaacattttgattatttgtgGTGATTGTAGATTAAATCTCTAGCTTATTGAAGTAGGAATTAAATGGTGGCGGGAGGTTTTGTAATTCTTGATATGAGAAACCGAATACAACGTTGAACTCAGTTGTGATTGGAGTGAGTTGAATTGAACCAAGCACAGTATATGATTATATCATCGAAACCGAGTTGTATTGCTAGGAGTTTCATTATTAAGGAAAAAGAAGGGAAGAAGGATCTCATTTGACAGTTGAAGCTTGTTTAGGATCCGAAGAAAGAATTTAGAATGCTATGCATAGTCTATATTCCAGCTATTAAGTCCGGGATATTAGAAATCTGTGTTCG
The genomic region above belongs to Salvia hispanica cultivar TCC Black 2014 chromosome 3, UniMelb_Shisp_WGS_1.0, whole genome shotgun sequence and contains:
- the LOC125214005 gene encoding glucan endo-1,3-beta-glucosidase 11-like → MELLNPLRRSFSLPIFLFSAALLLNAASPLGINYGQIANNLPHPESVVPLVKSIGARSVKLYDADPRVLKAFANTGVEFIVGLGNEYLARMRDPKQALAWVKSNVQCYLPATKITCIAIGNEVLTLNDSALSSNLLPAMESIHTALVSLNLDKQVSVSTAHNLAVLDVSYPPSAGAFRRDLAPKLSCILDFHSKVGSPFLVNAYPFFAYKSNPKQVPLDFVLFGPGSGMVDQGSGLRYDNMFHAQVDAAYAAIEKLGYKKVCLQISETGWPSKGDADEAGATPDNARKYNGNLLKLVAAKKGTPMRPNADLNVHVFALFNENQKPGPASERNFGLFKPDGTPVYNLGFNTTGLVSTNSSVSDGVPALSGFSPVGADNSSNGYLAITADDAERLPFQGALSILCLMVSALVSFHL